The following proteins are encoded in a genomic region of Lachnospiraceae bacterium KM106-2:
- a CDS encoding glutamate synthase [NADPH] large chain: MEIKDVLTRVPVREQEAKVRATNFEEVCLGYNEEEAMAEATRCLNCKNPRCQKGCPVSIDIPAFIKQVEEGNMEEAYHVISQYSALPAVCGRVCPQESQCEHNCIRGIKGDAVSIGKLERFVADWARDHKIKPKKPAVTNGKKVAVIGSGPSGLTCAGDLAKMGYEVTIFEALHEPGGVLVYGIPEFRLPKQKVVAAEIENVKALGVKIETNVVVGKSVKIDELISEEGYEAVFIGSGAGLPKFMGIPGENASGVFSANEYLTRSNLMKAFKDEYDTPIIGGKKVAVVGGGNVAMDAARTALRLGAEVHIVYRRSEEELPARVEEVHHAKQEGIIFDLLTNPVEILEDEKGWVNGIKCVKMQLGEPDASGRRRPSPIEGSEFVMDVDTVIMSLGTSPNPLISSTTEGLEINKWKCIVADENNGATTKEGVYAGGDAVTGAATVILAMGAGKAAAKGIDEYLSDK, translated from the coding sequence ATGGAGATTAAGGATGTATTAACAAGAGTTCCGGTCAGAGAGCAGGAAGCTAAAGTTAGAGCAACTAATTTTGAAGAAGTTTGTCTTGGTTATAATGAGGAAGAAGCAATGGCTGAGGCAACAAGATGTCTTAACTGTAAAAATCCTAGATGCCAGAAGGGATGTCCAGTATCCATTGATATTCCTGCTTTTATCAAACAAGTGGAAGAAGGTAATATGGAAGAAGCTTATCATGTGATCAGTCAATACTCAGCATTACCAGCAGTTTGTGGTCGTGTATGTCCACAGGAAAGTCAATGTGAGCACAATTGTATTCGAGGAATCAAAGGCGATGCAGTCAGCATTGGTAAATTAGAGCGATTTGTTGCAGATTGGGCAAGAGATCATAAGATTAAGCCTAAAAAGCCAGCAGTAACAAATGGTAAAAAGGTAGCAGTGATCGGATCTGGTCCATCCGGATTAACTTGTGCCGGTGATCTTGCTAAGATGGGTTACGAAGTAACGATCTTTGAAGCACTTCATGAACCAGGCGGTGTATTAGTATATGGAATTCCTGAATTCCGTCTTCCAAAGCAAAAAGTGGTAGCAGCGGAGATTGAGAATGTCAAAGCGTTAGGTGTAAAGATTGAAACCAATGTTGTTGTCGGTAAATCAGTTAAAATTGATGAATTGATCTCAGAAGAAGGTTATGAAGCGGTATTTATCGGTTCTGGTGCCGGACTTCCTAAATTCATGGGTATTCCAGGAGAGAATGCAAGTGGTGTATTCTCAGCAAATGAATACTTAACAAGAAGTAATCTGATGAAAGCATTTAAGGATGAATATGATACCCCAATCATCGGTGGTAAGAAAGTAGCAGTCGTTGGTGGCGGAAACGTTGCAATGGATGCTGCAAGAACCGCACTCCGTCTAGGAGCAGAAGTACATATCGTATATCGAAGAAGTGAAGAAGAACTGCCAGCCAGAGTAGAAGAAGTTCACCATGCAAAACAAGAAGGTATTATCTTCGATTTACTAACCAATCCAGTTGAAATCTTAGAAGATGAAAAAGGCTGGGTAAATGGAATCAAATGCGTGAAGATGCAATTAGGAGAACCAGATGCATCTGGCAGAAGAAGACCTTCTCCTATTGAGGGTTCTGAATTTGTTATGGATGTAGATACGGTTATCATGTCATTAGGAACGAGCCCTAACCCATTGATCTCTTCTACAACAGAAGGCTTAGAGATAAACAAATGGAAATGTATTGTTGCAGATGAAAATAATGGTGCAACAACCAAAGAAGGTGTCTATGCCGGAGGTGATGCCGTAACCGGTGCAGCAACTGTTATCTTAGCAATGGGAGCAGGAAAAGCAGCAGCAAAAGGTATCGATGAATATTTATCAGATAAATAG
- a CDS encoding 2-polyprenylphenol hydroxylase and related flavodoxin oxidoreductases, whose protein sequence is MYKILKKEYLANNIYLMDIEAKRVAKSCNPGQFVIVKMDEKGERIPLTICDYDREAGTVTIVFQVVGASTEKMAQYEVGESFRDFVGPLGCHSELIDTAQEELEKMNILFVAGGVGTAPVYPQVKWLHSKGIEADCIIGARNKDLIILEDEMKEVAKNLYVATDDGSYGFKGNVNDCIKDLVNNKGKKYDLVVAIGPIIMMKFVSLLTKELGIRTIVSMNPIMVDGTGMCGACRLQVGNEIKFACVDGPEFDGHLVDFDQSMERQRMYKTEEGRAVLRLREGATHHNGGCGCGGDK, encoded by the coding sequence TCCTGTAATCCGGGCCAGTTCGTAATAGTTAAGATGGATGAAAAGGGAGAGAGAATCCCGCTTACAATCTGCGATTATGATCGTGAAGCTGGAACTGTCACAATCGTATTTCAAGTAGTTGGTGCTTCCACAGAGAAGATGGCACAATATGAAGTCGGAGAATCATTCCGTGACTTCGTTGGTCCTTTAGGATGCCATTCGGAATTAATCGATACCGCTCAAGAAGAATTAGAAAAGATGAACATATTATTCGTTGCAGGTGGAGTAGGAACCGCACCTGTATACCCACAAGTAAAGTGGTTACATAGCAAAGGCATTGAAGCAGACTGCATTATCGGTGCTAGAAATAAAGATTTAATCATATTAGAAGATGAGATGAAAGAAGTTGCTAAAAATTTATATGTTGCAACTGATGATGGATCTTATGGGTTCAAAGGAAATGTAAATGATTGTATTAAGGATCTTGTAAATAATAAGGGAAAGAAATATGATCTTGTCGTTGCAATTGGACCTATTATTATGATGAAGTTTGTCTCTTTATTAACAAAGGAATTAGGAATTCGTACAATCGTCAGCATGAATCCAATCATGGTTGATGGTACTGGAATGTGCGGTGCTTGCAGACTTCAAGTAGGAAATGAAATTAAATTCGCATGTGTAGATGGTCCAGAGTTTGATGGACATTTAGTTGATTTTGATCAATCGATGGAACGTCAGAGAATGTATAAGACAGAAGAAGGTCGTGCCGTTCTTAGATTAAGAGAAGGAGCAACTCATCATAATGGTGGTTGTGGATGCGGAGGTGACAAATAA